The following coding sequences lie in one Porphyromonas asaccharolytica DSM 20707 genomic window:
- the queF gene encoding preQ(1) synthase: MKETISSSGARDKAVEGLSLLGNKRTVYAQDYDPSVLEAFENRHQDRDYHVRFECPEFTALCPITGQPDFATIYIEYVPDVRMVESKSLKLYLFSFRSHGAFHEDCVNIIMDDLIRLMDPKYIEVTGDFSPRGGISIVPFCNYGRPGTPYESYARERMLAFHH; this comes from the coding sequence ATGAAAGAAACTATATCTTCCTCAGGAGCTCGTGACAAAGCTGTCGAGGGGCTCTCCCTCCTAGGCAATAAGCGCACAGTCTACGCACAGGACTACGATCCGAGTGTGCTGGAGGCTTTTGAGAATAGGCATCAAGACCGAGACTATCACGTACGCTTCGAGTGCCCTGAGTTTACAGCTCTCTGTCCTATCACCGGGCAGCCGGACTTCGCCACTATATATATAGAGTATGTCCCAGACGTGCGTATGGTCGAGAGCAAGAGTCTCAAGCTCTATCTCTTTAGCTTTCGCTCGCATGGCGCCTTTCATGAGGATTGTGTGAACATCATCATGGATGACCTGATCCGTCTGATGGACCCGAAGTATATCGAGGTGACGGGCGACTTCTCTCCACGAGGGGGTATCAGCATTGTGCCTTTTTGCAATTACGGTCGTCCAGGCACGCCCTACGAGTCGTATGCTCGTGAACGTATGCTCGCCTTCCACCACTAG
- a CDS encoding PhoH family protein translates to MLAVWSKIANFGTSKRQACEYELEKQTNMPTAQKKTSSATTERKKTTNKSQSKTTPRSSAKSKATSVSHSKNFVLDTNVILHDYECIDKFEDNDIYIPIVVLEELDKFKKGSDQINFNARAFVRKLDELTGADFFEHGVDLGEGRGRLYVYLGNKPHERVAHAFGENIPDHKILSATLHISEANEGEQTILVSKDINLRMKAKSLGIPVEDYFNDKVQTFDLFEEAQPVFEGIDAELINRLYNNEQGVPLDEFEFGSKILPNECFVLKSDQSSVLARYNPFEAMVRRVDKYTHMGITPRNAEQAFAFDVLMDPNVLLVALSGKAGTGKTLLALAAALDQADRYGQIMLARPIVALSNKDLGALPGTEQEKIRPYMQPLFDNLNVIKSQFKGGKQQAELEKLQQDNKLIIEALAYLRGRSLADAIVIVDEAQNLTPNEVKTIITRAGEGTKMIFCGDVEQIDSLYLDSQSNGLAYMIDKMRGETLFAHVNLIKGERSELSELASHLL, encoded by the coding sequence ATGCTGGCCGTTTGGAGCAAAATAGCTAACTTTGGGACGAGCAAGAGACAAGCTTGCGAATATGAACTAGAAAAACAGACCAATATGCCAACAGCTCAAAAGAAGACCTCCTCTGCCACTACAGAGCGAAAGAAGACTACCAACAAGAGTCAATCCAAGACGACGCCCCGCTCCAGTGCTAAGAGCAAGGCTACAAGTGTTTCGCACAGTAAGAACTTTGTCCTGGACACCAACGTCATCCTGCACGACTATGAGTGCATCGATAAGTTTGAGGACAACGACATTTATATCCCTATCGTAGTCCTCGAAGAGCTGGACAAGTTTAAGAAAGGCTCTGATCAGATCAACTTCAATGCACGAGCCTTCGTTCGCAAGCTTGATGAGCTGACGGGGGCTGACTTCTTCGAGCATGGAGTTGATCTAGGAGAGGGGAGAGGACGCCTCTACGTCTACCTAGGCAATAAGCCTCATGAGCGTGTGGCGCATGCCTTTGGGGAGAACATCCCAGACCACAAGATCCTGAGCGCCACACTGCACATCTCTGAGGCGAACGAGGGTGAGCAGACGATCCTCGTGAGCAAGGACATCAACCTCCGTATGAAGGCTAAGTCGCTCGGCATCCCTGTCGAGGATTACTTCAACGATAAGGTGCAGACCTTCGACCTCTTTGAGGAGGCTCAGCCAGTCTTCGAGGGGATCGATGCAGAGCTTATCAATCGTCTCTATAACAATGAGCAGGGAGTCCCACTTGATGAGTTTGAGTTTGGTAGCAAGATACTACCTAATGAGTGCTTCGTCCTCAAGAGTGACCAGAGCAGTGTGCTGGCGCGTTACAACCCCTTTGAGGCGATGGTGCGACGGGTCGATAAGTACACCCACATGGGCATCACGCCTAGAAATGCGGAGCAAGCTTTTGCCTTCGACGTGCTGATGGACCCCAACGTGCTCCTCGTAGCACTCTCGGGCAAGGCCGGTACGGGTAAGACGCTCCTAGCGCTTGCCGCAGCTCTAGACCAAGCTGACCGCTATGGGCAGATCATGCTGGCGCGTCCTATTGTGGCTCTCTCAAATAAGGACCTCGGTGCTCTGCCAGGTACGGAGCAGGAGAAGATACGTCCCTATATGCAGCCCCTCTTTGACAATCTGAATGTGATCAAGTCGCAATTTAAGGGCGGTAAGCAGCAGGCTGAGCTGGAGAAGCTACAACAGGACAATAAGCTCATCATCGAGGCTCTGGCCTATCTGCGTGGTCGTAGTCTGGCGGACGCTATCGTGATCGTCGACGAGGCGCAAAATCTAACCCCGAACGAGGTCAAAACGATCATCACACGTGCCGGTGAGGGAACGAAGATGATCTTCTGCGGTGACGTGGAGCAGATCGATTCGCTTTATCTAGACAGCCAGAGCAATGGTCTGGCCTACATGATCGATAAGATGCGTGGCGAGACGCTTTTCGCACACGTCAACCTGATCAAGGGTGAGCGCAGCGAACTCAGTGAGCTGGCTTCGCACCTACTCTAA
- the pepT gene encoding peptidase T — protein sequence MSQLLERFLRYVKVHTTSDPNSPTKPSTPCQWDLLHLLHTELTELQIPSTCYDAGYLIAQIPATVGYEEVPRIALLAHVDTSPEAPGERVSPCLHPNYDGKTIQLKGSTLNPSNYPDLLRYVGHTLITSDGTTLLGADDKAGVAILMTLAAELQSKPELAHGPIALAFTTDEEVGRGLETFDESQLQATYAYTIDGGLEGEFEYECFHAASARITATGHNVHPGSAYHTMRHALQSLIKLDYRLGYTHERPEVTQGREGFLHLCHMSGDVSFATAEYIIRDHDRQLLEQRIARIREVAQQINEEPHTAQLAVEVSYQYRNMYDYIAPHPEVIEHAIAAYEAVGVKPIIQPIRGGTDGAVLSERGIPCPNIFTSGGNFHSLHEYCSLDAMERCLAILTQLVRRYAASQALD from the coding sequence ATGAGCCAACTCCTAGAGCGATTTCTCCGCTACGTAAAGGTGCACACCACCTCCGATCCGAATAGTCCGACGAAGCCCTCGACACCCTGTCAGTGGGACTTGCTCCACCTGCTTCACACCGAGCTAACGGAGCTACAGATACCCTCCACCTGCTACGATGCAGGCTATCTGATAGCGCAAATCCCTGCCACCGTTGGCTACGAAGAGGTGCCCCGCATCGCTCTCCTCGCTCATGTAGACACCTCGCCCGAAGCTCCTGGCGAAAGGGTTTCACCCTGTCTCCACCCCAACTACGACGGCAAAACTATCCAGCTCAAGGGCAGCACACTGAACCCCAGCAACTACCCCGACCTGCTGCGCTATGTGGGGCATACGCTCATCACGAGCGATGGGACGACGCTCCTCGGAGCCGATGACAAGGCAGGCGTCGCTATTTTGATGACCCTTGCTGCGGAGCTTCAGAGCAAGCCCGAGCTAGCGCACGGACCTATCGCACTAGCCTTCACGACAGACGAAGAGGTCGGGCGAGGACTAGAGACCTTTGACGAGAGCCAGCTTCAGGCGACCTATGCCTACACCATCGACGGAGGACTCGAGGGCGAGTTTGAGTACGAATGCTTTCACGCAGCCTCTGCACGCATCACCGCTACGGGACACAACGTCCACCCAGGCAGCGCCTACCACACGATGCGTCACGCACTTCAGTCGCTCATCAAGCTCGACTACAGACTAGGTTACACGCACGAGCGACCCGAGGTGACCCAGGGACGGGAAGGCTTCCTGCACCTATGTCACATGTCGGGCGATGTCTCGTTCGCAACTGCTGAGTACATCATTCGCGACCACGACCGCCAGCTCCTAGAGCAGCGCATAGCACGCATCCGAGAGGTAGCTCAGCAGATCAACGAAGAGCCACACACCGCACAGCTAGCGGTCGAAGTCTCCTACCAGTACCGCAACATGTACGACTACATCGCTCCGCACCCAGAGGTCATCGAGCACGCTATCGCAGCCTATGAGGCGGTCGGTGTCAAGCCTATCATCCAGCCGATACGGGGCGGCACCGACGGGGCGGTTCTCTCGGAGCGAGGCATCCCCTGCCCCAACATTTTCACCAGTGGGGGCAACTTCCACTCCCTCCACGAGTACTGCTCGCTCGATGCTATGGAGCGCTGCCTCGCCATCCTGACGCAGCTAGTCCGTCGCTATGCCGCATCGCAGGCCTTAGACTAA
- a CDS encoding phospho-sugar mutase: MATLSPELIQQAQDRAKQWLAPAFDSETRQQVETLLAAEDKTPLVEAFYQVLVFGTGGLRGIMGAGTNRMNKYTVGMATQGLANYLLQCFAGEEISVAIGYDGRNNSPFFAQTTADVLTANGIKVYLYDALRPTPMVSYAIRQLGCKSGVMVTASHNPKEYNGYKVFWSDGAQIIAPHDKAIVNEVKSITNIDQVKWQGNPALVEMIGAEMDDRFIHDVCSLSLSPESVERHRDMGIVYTPIHGTGVRIVPRALEAFGFKNIIHVPEQDVIDGNFPTVVSPNPEEPAAMKLAIERAEATGADLVLASDPDGDRIGVAVRNEQGEMHLINGNQICALLTYYSIARRKELGDLRPDDFVVKTIVTTELIPAIAKDYGVDYMDCYTGFKWIANEIREQEGKRRYIGGGEESYGYLWETFVRDKSSVSACAIFAELTAWALDKGLTIDMLLEKIYYEHGYFLEQGVSVVRKGIKGAQEISQMMVDYRSNPMKELAGSPVVKILDYQSLEGKCLKSGETFPIKMPATSNVLQYHTADGTVLSIRPSGTEPKIKYYIGVTYKRGSDPACDHPEQLLRDRIKAIREQLSI, encoded by the coding sequence ATGGCAACTTTATCTCCCGAACTAATACAACAGGCACAAGATCGTGCCAAGCAATGGCTCGCACCCGCCTTCGACAGTGAGACTCGTCAGCAAGTAGAGACTCTCCTTGCAGCTGAGGATAAGACGCCTCTCGTGGAGGCATTTTACCAAGTACTAGTGTTTGGCACGGGCGGTCTGCGCGGCATCATGGGCGCTGGCACCAACCGTATGAACAAATACACCGTCGGCATGGCTACCCAGGGACTGGCCAACTATCTCCTGCAATGCTTCGCTGGCGAAGAGATCTCCGTCGCTATCGGCTACGATGGGCGCAACAACAGCCCCTTCTTCGCTCAGACGACAGCCGACGTGCTCACGGCAAACGGCATCAAGGTCTACCTCTACGACGCACTTCGCCCTACCCCGATGGTCTCCTATGCGATCCGTCAGCTGGGATGCAAGAGCGGTGTCATGGTGACGGCCTCGCACAACCCCAAGGAGTACAACGGCTATAAAGTTTTCTGGAGCGATGGCGCTCAGATCATAGCCCCGCACGACAAAGCAATCGTCAACGAGGTAAAGAGCATCACAAACATTGACCAAGTGAAGTGGCAGGGCAATCCAGCGCTCGTCGAGATGATCGGTGCCGAGATGGACGACCGCTTTATCCACGATGTGTGTAGTCTATCGCTCTCGCCTGAGTCGGTAGAGCGTCATCGTGATATGGGGATCGTCTACACACCTATTCATGGTACAGGCGTGCGCATCGTGCCTCGTGCGCTAGAGGCTTTTGGCTTTAAGAACATCATCCATGTACCGGAGCAAGATGTGATCGATGGCAACTTTCCCACGGTCGTATCGCCAAACCCCGAGGAGCCAGCAGCTATGAAGCTGGCGATAGAGCGTGCCGAGGCTACGGGTGCTGACCTAGTCCTAGCGAGTGATCCCGACGGCGATCGCATCGGTGTCGCTGTACGTAACGAGCAGGGTGAGATGCACCTAATCAATGGCAATCAGATCTGCGCTCTGCTGACCTACTACTCAATAGCCCGCCGCAAAGAGCTGGGCGACCTACGTCCCGATGACTTTGTGGTCAAGACAATTGTGACCACGGAGCTGATCCCCGCCATTGCGAAGGACTACGGAGTGGACTATATGGATTGCTACACAGGCTTTAAGTGGATCGCTAATGAAATACGCGAGCAGGAGGGCAAGCGGCGCTATATAGGTGGCGGCGAGGAGAGCTACGGCTACCTCTGGGAGACATTCGTACGAGACAAGAGTTCGGTGTCGGCTTGTGCTATCTTTGCAGAGCTGACGGCGTGGGCTCTGGACAAGGGGTTGACCATTGATATGCTTCTTGAGAAGATCTACTACGAGCATGGCTACTTCCTCGAGCAGGGCGTCAGTGTAGTACGCAAGGGCATCAAGGGGGCTCAGGAGATAAGCCAGATGATGGTCGACTACCGCTCCAACCCAATGAAGGAGCTGGCGGGCAGTCCCGTGGTTAAGATCCTAGACTATCAGTCGCTTGAGGGTAAGTGCCTCAAGAGTGGCGAGACCTTCCCGATCAAGATGCCTGCAACCAGCAATGTACTACAGTATCACACGGCCGATGGAACAGTGCTCTCGATACGTCCCTCAGGTACGGAGCCTAAGATCAAGTACTACATCGGTGTCACCTACAAGCGTGGCTCCGATCCCGCTTGCGATCATCCGGAGCAGCTACTTCGCGACCGCATCAAGGCTATACGTGAGCAGTTAAGCATCTAA
- a CDS encoding tetratricopeptide repeat protein: protein MNYKGYLYTLLLCGQLPLAYQLQAQETFSIPTEQHAIEVTLAAGSPLRTTTLLSSTQRLSKADGWFATYGAHLLGRPSAAAELEEYITTDPISRQAQVARIARATHYLYNKEYNRARHTLEQVREQTLTSEMRSEWQVKMAYALLLSGRPVEQVEQLFEMTAAGDDYWSDVARLYLAQLYIAQNDLDKAERTLLPIQDQGDLQYDARLGLARIALYRQNYQSVLTHTEALATARLSEEQRAESQIIEANAWYRLEEPSKAIERLAPLSDQNASLLTPEDQLILAAAYMETERTEQAIPHLLLATRGDAETSGVANLYLARARRDMGLYSEALASYQVAADRAVAPTIREAAMYEQVLLMRSKASGSFGQEVRLCEEFLNTFSQSAHREAMEHFLIESYYRSPDYLTSLASIGRIQRPSTIIVEAQCYLLNQLTQQAQQAGDLALAQRYNQQAQQLTTKSAHHTEAELLGAQLLSQQGAYKQAAQALTAILSKRAASSKQLQIARYLLGYSQIRQQQYGAATQTLSILLQEGTLDNTLQADVHARLGDAHYMQGHYTPAVRYYEEAYRLAPDNQVYALYMLSDIEGLKKDYKAQIAALDKLVARHPNSLYKPRAMYDQGRAMELSGQQAEAIGAFTRLTQEYPQSEYGRKAALQLALLYYNRNETSRAIETYKALLAEAPQSGEAKQAYEALKSIYIEEGRSTEFVQYANSIGGSYSINESEAMSISFETAERAYQSRQPQAERLLKEYLALKPQGASSLLAHYYLADIYDRAGKEEEALALYERIYPSRKQLSQELHIGLLQKMSAMRIQQRAYAQALPLQQELLTLPLEPASYQTTLLSATESALQAGQYEWVIKVVAPQLDKAKGWSQEQLDLLTCRLATSYLKTGRGNQIESLLKPLVARIETYAGTQGTLLLAQYYVSNKIQQSYSKQLLDKLVNDAYPDPELSAETIITLSDWYLTKGDPDTARLYLESLLKNYTDETSPIRQRAAEKLAQLRQSTAR, encoded by the coding sequence ATGAACTACAAAGGATACCTATATACGTTACTTCTATGCGGGCAGTTGCCACTAGCCTACCAACTGCAGGCGCAAGAGACCTTTAGCATACCCACCGAGCAGCATGCTATCGAGGTGACACTCGCAGCTGGCTCGCCCCTGCGTACCACGACGCTCCTCTCCTCTACACAACGTCTGAGCAAGGCTGATGGGTGGTTTGCCACCTACGGGGCGCATCTGCTGGGTCGTCCTAGCGCTGCTGCCGAGCTGGAGGAGTATATCACCACAGATCCCATCTCCCGTCAGGCGCAAGTAGCTCGTATAGCTCGTGCTACACACTACCTATATAATAAGGAGTACAATCGTGCACGCCATACGCTAGAGCAGGTACGTGAGCAGACCTTGACAAGCGAGATGCGGAGCGAGTGGCAGGTCAAGATGGCCTACGCACTCCTGCTGTCTGGTCGTCCTGTGGAGCAGGTGGAGCAGCTTTTTGAGATGACCGCTGCAGGTGATGACTACTGGAGCGATGTGGCTAGACTCTATCTAGCGCAGCTATACATAGCGCAAAACGACCTAGACAAGGCTGAGCGCACGCTCCTCCCGATACAGGATCAGGGGGATCTGCAGTACGATGCTCGTCTAGGACTGGCACGGATAGCACTTTATCGGCAAAACTATCAGTCAGTGCTCACGCACACCGAAGCGCTTGCTACGGCACGTCTCTCGGAGGAGCAGCGTGCGGAGAGTCAGATCATAGAGGCAAATGCTTGGTATCGTCTTGAGGAGCCGAGCAAAGCTATCGAACGTCTTGCCCCGCTATCAGACCAAAATGCTAGTCTCCTTACCCCCGAAGACCAACTCATCCTGGCGGCTGCCTATATGGAGACGGAGCGCACGGAGCAAGCGATCCCGCACCTACTCCTAGCGACCCGTGGCGATGCAGAGACGAGTGGCGTGGCCAACCTTTACCTAGCACGTGCTCGTAGAGATATGGGGCTTTACTCCGAAGCCCTTGCCTCCTATCAGGTGGCGGCAGATAGAGCCGTAGCACCTACGATCCGTGAGGCTGCCATGTATGAGCAGGTATTGCTGATGCGCAGCAAGGCGAGCGGTTCGTTTGGTCAGGAGGTGAGGCTCTGCGAGGAGTTTCTCAATACATTCTCCCAGTCGGCACACCGTGAGGCTATGGAGCACTTTCTCATTGAGAGCTACTACCGCAGTCCAGACTACTTGACTAGTCTAGCCTCGATAGGACGTATCCAGAGACCTTCGACAATTATCGTGGAGGCGCAGTGCTATCTGCTCAATCAGCTCACGCAGCAGGCGCAACAAGCGGGAGACCTAGCCCTAGCACAACGCTATAACCAGCAGGCGCAGCAGCTTACCACAAAGTCTGCTCACCACACTGAAGCAGAGCTACTAGGGGCGCAGCTTCTCTCTCAGCAAGGAGCTTACAAGCAAGCAGCACAAGCCCTCACTGCTATCCTCAGTAAGCGCGCAGCCTCTAGCAAGCAGCTACAGATCGCTCGCTACCTACTAGGCTACAGTCAGATCAGGCAGCAGCAATACGGAGCTGCTACGCAGACGCTCTCTATATTACTCCAAGAGGGCACGCTCGACAATACGTTACAAGCAGATGTCCACGCCCGTCTAGGCGATGCGCACTACATGCAGGGTCACTACACGCCAGCCGTACGCTACTACGAGGAGGCTTATAGACTCGCACCTGATAATCAGGTCTATGCGCTCTATATGCTGTCAGACATTGAGGGTCTCAAGAAGGACTACAAGGCACAGATAGCTGCCCTCGATAAGTTAGTTGCTCGCCACCCCAATAGTCTCTACAAGCCTCGTGCTATGTACGATCAGGGACGTGCTATGGAGCTGTCGGGACAGCAGGCGGAGGCTATCGGAGCCTTCACACGCCTGACACAAGAGTACCCGCAGAGCGAGTATGGACGCAAGGCTGCCTTGCAGTTGGCACTACTATATTATAATAGGAATGAGACGAGCCGAGCCATCGAGACCTACAAAGCACTCCTAGCCGAGGCACCACAGAGTGGCGAGGCGAAGCAGGCATACGAAGCCCTCAAGAGTATCTACATCGAGGAGGGTCGCTCCACAGAGTTTGTCCAGTATGCGAACAGCATTGGCGGAAGCTACTCCATCAATGAGAGTGAGGCGATGAGCATCTCCTTCGAGACAGCTGAGCGTGCTTACCAGTCCCGACAGCCACAGGCGGAGCGCTTGCTCAAAGAGTATCTAGCTCTGAAGCCGCAGGGAGCCTCTTCGCTCTTAGCGCATTACTACCTGGCAGACATCTACGATCGTGCTGGTAAGGAAGAGGAGGCTCTAGCACTCTATGAGCGCATCTACCCCAGTCGCAAGCAACTGTCGCAAGAGCTGCACATAGGTTTGCTTCAGAAGATGTCTGCCATGCGCATTCAGCAGCGAGCTTATGCTCAGGCATTGCCCTTGCAGCAGGAGCTACTCACGCTACCGCTAGAGCCAGCGAGCTATCAGACGACACTGCTTTCGGCTACTGAGAGTGCGCTCCAAGCGGGACAGTATGAATGGGTCATCAAGGTCGTGGCTCCTCAGCTAGACAAGGCTAAGGGTTGGAGCCAAGAGCAACTAGACCTCTTGACTTGTCGCCTAGCGACCAGCTACTTGAAGACAGGTCGGGGCAACCAGATCGAGTCGCTGCTGAAGCCGCTTGTCGCCCGCATAGAGACCTACGCCGGCACTCAGGGGACGCTTCTATTGGCGCAATACTACGTCTCCAACAAGATCCAGCAGAGCTACTCGAAGCAGCTACTCGACAAGTTGGTCAACGATGCTTACCCAGACCCCGAACTATCTGCCGAGACAATCATAACGCTCTCTGATTGGTACCTCACCAAGGGAGACCCCGACACGGCAAGACTATACCTAGAGAGCCTACTCAAGAATTACACCGACGAGACCTCCCCGATACGTCAGCGCGCTGCAGAGAAGCTCGCACAGCTTCGCCAGAGCACCGCTCGCTAA
- a CDS encoding HAD hydrolase family protein, with product MMNQAKSGGYKFLAIKDRDCLLGSNGEIALEDREALLEVQEEYALRVAVASEAPMTSLLNISEQLQLPRNSGYIISHLGARIHNCRTGRELASRPLRAEQLTHLYELVDSDYTLALIGEKALYATKTHQPRILQLAKLWSMPILDLTKADEPFKAPAEPIFRALILARQDRLAKLSDQLNAGQGLTATLYDEPMNELSIVASGVSLRGALDFILDRLDLNQQNIIAVGTTLEDVAMVQRAGLGVAMANAPEPLKSCADYITTSCDAAGLAHMITKQIKLRYDGVPFDPEDANEIMPNTLMGTLGMRCTEIARGYVTGTMPVDNRTRQPMGILHGGASLAFAETLAGLGSVAIANEGEIQVGMQVSGYHVSSTVVGDTVRGVATILHKGRSTHVWNVDIYSTQSGKLICTCRVINSIIKQR from the coding sequence ATGATGAATCAAGCAAAGAGTGGCGGCTATAAGTTCCTCGCCATCAAAGATCGTGACTGCCTACTCGGGAGCAATGGCGAGATCGCTCTAGAGGATCGCGAAGCTCTCCTAGAGGTGCAGGAGGAGTATGCCCTGCGTGTGGCGGTCGCCAGCGAAGCTCCTATGACTAGTCTCCTGAATATCTCGGAGCAGCTGCAGCTACCACGCAACAGTGGCTACATCATCTCCCATCTAGGCGCACGCATTCACAACTGTCGCACGGGTCGTGAGCTAGCCTCTCGTCCTCTCCGTGCGGAGCAGCTCACGCATCTCTATGAGCTGGTCGATAGCGACTATACGCTGGCGCTCATAGGCGAGAAAGCACTCTACGCCACCAAGACCCATCAGCCACGTATCCTCCAGCTAGCCAAGCTCTGGAGCATGCCGATCCTAGACTTGACCAAGGCAGATGAGCCCTTCAAAGCTCCCGCCGAGCCAATCTTTAGAGCCCTCATCTTAGCCAGACAAGATCGCCTGGCTAAGCTGAGCGACCAGCTCAACGCAGGACAAGGTTTGACCGCCACCCTCTACGATGAGCCGATGAATGAGCTCTCGATCGTAGCCTCTGGCGTCAGCCTGCGAGGAGCGCTCGACTTTATCCTCGACCGACTAGACCTCAACCAGCAAAACATCATCGCCGTCGGCACTACCCTAGAGGATGTCGCCATGGTACAGCGTGCTGGACTAGGCGTAGCTATGGCAAACGCTCCCGAGCCACTCAAGAGCTGCGCCGACTACATCACCACCTCTTGCGATGCTGCGGGCTTAGCCCACATGATCACCAAGCAGATCAAGCTGCGCTACGACGGAGTCCCCTTTGATCCAGAAGATGCCAACGAGATCATGCCCAACACGCTCATGGGTACGCTCGGTATGCGCTGCACGGAGATAGCCCGTGGCTATGTCACGGGTACGATGCCCGTGGACAATCGCACGCGACAACCGATGGGCATACTGCACGGAGGGGCTTCGCTAGCCTTTGCAGAGACCCTTGCAGGACTAGGATCAGTAGCCATAGCTAACGAAGGCGAGATACAAGTCGGCATGCAGGTGAGTGGCTACCACGTCTCTTCGACAGTCGTCGGAGACACCGTGCGCGGCGTCGCCACGATACTTCACAAGGGGCGCAGCACGCATGTCTGGAACGTAGACATCTACTCCACCCAGAGTGGCAAGCTCATTTGCACTTGCCGTGTCATCAACAGTATCATCAAGCAGCGCTAA
- a CDS encoding 4Fe-4S binding protein produces the protein MAKFRGAIVVNEQRCKGCNLCVVACPTTSISLHPDEVNDKGYHYCYMSSPETCIGCANCGVVCPDGCISVYKVTL, from the coding sequence ATGGCAAAATTTAGAGGAGCAATCGTAGTCAACGAGCAACGCTGCAAGGGGTGCAACCTCTGCGTTGTAGCGTGTCCTACTACGAGTATCTCACTTCACCCAGACGAGGTGAACGACAAGGGGTATCACTACTGCTATATGAGCAGCCCCGAAACATGCATTGGCTGCGCAAACTGTGGCGTGGTTTGTCCCGACGGCTGTATCAGCGTCTA
- a CDS encoding diacylglycerol/lipid kinase family protein has translation MLSSQKKYLVIINPISGTSRKTSLPELAFNMLSDNDSELYFVYTNGEGHADRIIKDIAGQGFDTVIAIGGDGTINEVANAVRPTDMSLGIVPMGSGNGLARSLDIPLDPEAALEVIRRGYVKRIDCCEADGVPFFVTFGVGFDAQVTASYDQKNFRGPLSYVLSTVDQFIKHKSSLYRLHLNGEVIEQKAFLVTCANADQYGNNAIIAPDAELDDGLFDVVVIRDMSLLKAPQVAISLFTKRVDESASIDIYRTDHLIIEREKEDYAQVDGELIELGRRIEITIQKQQLPILVPLPKS, from the coding sequence ATGCTAAGCTCTCAAAAGAAGTATCTTGTCATCATCAATCCTATCTCTGGCACCTCTAGGAAGACGAGTCTGCCAGAGCTCGCATTTAATATGCTCTCGGACAATGACAGTGAGTTATACTTCGTCTATACCAATGGAGAGGGACATGCCGATCGCATCATCAAGGATATAGCTGGTCAAGGCTTTGACACGGTTATCGCGATCGGTGGGGATGGTACGATCAATGAGGTAGCCAACGCAGTGCGTCCTACGGATATGTCTCTCGGTATCGTCCCGATGGGTTCGGGCAATGGATTGGCGCGCTCACTAGACATCCCGCTGGACCCCGAAGCTGCCCTAGAGGTTATTCGCCGAGGGTATGTCAAGCGGATTGACTGCTGCGAGGCCGATGGAGTTCCCTTTTTCGTGACCTTCGGCGTGGGCTTTGATGCGCAGGTGACCGCTAGCTATGATCAGAAGAACTTTCGAGGGCCGCTCTCCTACGTTCTCTCGACGGTCGATCAGTTTATCAAGCACAAGTCCTCGCTCTATCGTCTACATCTCAATGGTGAGGTGATCGAGCAGAAAGCCTTCCTCGTGACCTGCGCTAATGCGGATCAGTATGGCAATAATGCGATCATCGCACCTGATGCCGAGCTAGATGACGGACTCTTTGACGTGGTGGTCATTAGAGATATGTCTTTACTCAAAGCTCCTCAAGTGGCCATCAGTCTCTTCACAAAGCGTGTGGATGAGAGTGCCTCTATCGACATTTATCGCACGGATCATCTCATCATAGAGCGTGAGAAGGAGGACTATGCGCAGGTCGACGGTGAGCTCATCGAGCTGGGACGTCGCATCGAGATCACAATCCAAAAGCAGCAACTGCCCATCTTAGTCCCGCTGCCCAAAAGCTAG